One part of the Georgfuchsia toluolica genome encodes these proteins:
- a CDS encoding exodeoxyribonuclease VII small subunit, producing the protein MAKTTSPDTPASPASFEDALRELESIVDAMEKGNLDLEPSLTAYQRGMELLKFCQDKLAAAENKIRVFDQGVLRETDLPDAD; encoded by the coding sequence ATGGCCAAGACAACCTCTCCAGACACACCCGCTTCACCCGCCAGTTTCGAGGACGCGCTGCGCGAACTCGAGTCCATCGTCGACGCGATGGAAAAAGGCAACCTTGACCTCGAGCCGTCGCTGACAGCCTATCAGCGCGGCATGGAACTGCTCAAGTTCTGCCAGGACAAGCTGGCTGCCGCGGAAAACAAGATACGTGTCTTCGATCAAGGCGTACTGCGCGAGACTGACCTGCCCGATGCCGACTGA